The Agromyces mangrovi genome contains a region encoding:
- a CDS encoding DUF6121 family protein: MDADQRNYARALAPFATATYLAALVCAFGFLALLFGGDPITLPDAGLLLGPAMVGVAVLVLLAMLLFAVPGRRFRDQAASTWFGIWTGVAAWAGYVLTGVIAYGGTVDSLDFAVTLVLSPFTSIVALFAAAVTWADIALVRRRGRSAGPPRWPWEERT; the protein is encoded by the coding sequence ATGGACGCCGACCAGCGGAACTACGCCCGGGCGCTCGCCCCGTTCGCGACCGCGACGTATCTCGCCGCCCTGGTCTGCGCGTTCGGCTTCCTCGCCCTGCTGTTCGGCGGCGACCCGATCACGTTGCCCGACGCGGGCCTGCTGCTCGGCCCCGCGATGGTCGGGGTGGCGGTGCTGGTGCTGCTGGCGATGCTGCTGTTCGCGGTGCCCGGTCGCCGGTTCCGCGACCAGGCCGCCTCCACCTGGTTCGGCATCTGGACGGGCGTCGCCGCGTGGGCCGGGTACGTGCTGACCGGGGTGATCGCGTACGGGGGCACCGTCGACTCGCTCGACTTCGCCGTCACCCTCGTGCTGAGCCCGTTCACGTCGATCGTGGCGCTCTTCGCGGCGGCCGTGACGTGGGCCGACATCGCGCTCGTCCGGCGGCGCGGCCGCAGCGCCGGGCCGCCGCGCTGGCCCTGGGAGGAGCGCACGTGA